DNA from Amycolatopsis sp. DSM 110486:
CGAGAGGAAGTAGATGTTGGCGTCGATCATCACCGCGCAGACCGAGCCGTAGTCCGCGCCCCGACGGACCGCCGGAGAAGGAAATGGCGTCGCACGATGGTCTTCGAGTGCGGCAGCCAGTTCGTCGATCACCCGTCCAGATTACGGTCGGCGAAGCTCAGACGTTGAACCTGAACTCCACCACATCACCGTCCGCCATCAGATAATCCTTGCCCTCCATCCGCACCTTCCCCGCGGCGCGCGCGGCGGCCATCGAGCCCGCCTCCATCAAATCGGCGTACGACACGATCTCCGCCTTGATGAAGCCGCGCTCGAAGTCCGTGTGGATGACGCCCGCGGCTTGGGGGGCGGTGGCGCCCTTGGGGATCGTCCAGGCGCGGGATTCCTTGGGGCCGGCGGTGAGGTAGGTCTGCAGGCCGAGGGTGTGGAAGCCGGCGCGGGCGAGGGCGTTGAGGCCCGGCTCGGCCTGGCCGACGGACTCCAGCAGCTCGCGCACGGACTCCTCGTCGTCGAGCTCGAGCAGTTCGGATTCGACCTTCGCGTCGAGGAAGACGGCGTCGGCGGGAGCGACAAGCTTCTCCAGCTCGTCGCGGCGACCGGAGTCCGTCAGCACGCCCTCGTCGGCGTTGAAGACGTACAGGAACGGCTTCGTCGTCAGCAGGCTCAGCTCACGCAGCGCCTCGAAGTCCACTTCCTTCTGCGCCTGGAACAGCGTGCGGCCCGCGTCGAGGATTTCCTTGGCGCGCTGCGCGTTCTCGAGTGCCGGGCGCGCTTCCTTCTTGGTGCGCGCCTCCTTCTCGAGGCGTGGCAGGGCCTTGTCGAGCGTCTGCAGGTCGGCGAGGATCAGCTCGGTGTTGATGGTCTCGATGTCGCTCGACGGGTCGATGCGGCCGTCGACGTGGACCACGTCCGGGTCGTCGAACACGCGGATGACCTGGCAGATCGCGTTGGCCTCGCGGATGTTCGCGAGGAACTTGTTGCCCAGCCCGGCACCCTCGGACGCGCCCTTCACGATGCCCGCGATGTCCACAAAGGACACCACAGCCGGCACGATCTTCTCCGAGCTGTACATCTCCGCCAGCTTGTCGAGCCGCGGGTCCGGCAGCGGGACGACGCCGACGTTGGGCTCGATCGTCGCGAACGGGTAATTCGCGGCGAGCACGTCGTTGCGCGTCAGCGCGTTGAACAGGGTGGACTTGCCGACGTTGGGCAGGCCGACGATACCGAGGGTCAGACTCACGACAGTTGAGTCTACGTGCCCGGCAAACGCCCCGGCCGACCCGGTAACGCCGTGTCGGATTCCCGCCAGCCAAGCCCCCGACCTGCTGGCACCATCGACCACATGGCCACCCAGACCGCCCCGCTCTGGCGCGACACCGAGCGCTGCTACCGGGCCGTCACCGCCCGCGACCAGCGGTTCGACGGCCAGTTCATCATGGCCGTGCGCACCACCGGCATCTACTGCCGCCCGTCGTGCCCGGCGATCACGCCGAAGGCCCGGAACGTGCGGTTCTTCCCCACGTCGGCCGCCGCCCAGGCGAGCGGCTTCCGCGCGTGCCGGCGCTGCCTGCCCGACGCCGTGCCGGGTTCGCCCGACTGGAACGTCCGCGCCGACCTGGCCGCCCGCGCCATGCGCTTGATCTCCGACGGCTTCGTCGAGCGCGAAGGCGTGCCCGGCCTGGCGCGGCGGCTCGGCTACTCGGACCGCCAGCTCGGCCGCGTCCTCACCGCCGAGCTGGGCGCCGGCCCGCTCGCGCTCGCCCGCGCCCACCGCGCCCACTCCGCGCGGCTGCTCATCGAGCTCTCGGCGCTGCCGCTGACCGACGTCGCGTTCGCCGCCGGGTTCTCCAGCATCCGGCAGTTCAACGAGACGATCCGCGAGGTCTTCGCGACGACGCCTTCGCAGCTTCGCGCGGCTTCACTGCGTCGCGGCCGCCGCGCCGAACCAACCGGCTCGACGCGGCTGAGCCTGCGCCTGCCGTTCCGCGCGCCGTTCGACGCACAGGGCGTGCTGCGTTACCACGCATCGCGTGCGTTGCCGGGCGTCGAGGCCGTCGAGGAGAGCGCCGACGGCATCACCGGCTACGGCCGCACGCTGCGGCTTTCCCACGGCCCCGGCCTGGTCTGGCTGAGCCCGCAACCCGACCACGTCCGCTGCGACCTGGCGCTGACCGACCTGCGCGACCTCGGCAGCGCGGTCTCCCGCGTCCGGCGGCTGCTCGACCTCGACGCGGATCCGGAGGCCGTCGCACGCGTTCTCGGCGCGGATCCGGTGCTCGCGCCGCTGGTCACGAAGGTGCCGGGCCTGCGCGTGCCCGGCGCGGTCGACGGGCCGGAGCTGGTCCTGCGCGCCGCGCTCGGCCCGTCCGCCGCCTCCGTCGCCGCGCTCGGCCCCCGGGTGCCGCCCGGTGAGCCGCCGATGGACACCCTGACGACGCTGTTCCCCACGCCCGAGATCGTGGCCGCCGCCGAGGTGAAACCGCACGTCAAGGCGGTCGCCTCGGCATTGGCGGACGGCAGTCTCGACCCGCACGTCGGCCGGGATCCGGGTGAGCTGCGGGCGGAGCTGCTCTCGTTCGGCATCGACGCCGACTACGTCCTGATGCGCGTGCTCGGCGCCCCCGACGTCCTGCTCATCACCGACCCCGCCGTGCGCCGCTCCGCCGCCGCCTTCGGCCTCGACCTGCCCGGCGCGGCCCGCGGCTGGCGGCCGTGGAGTTCGTACGCCACCCGTTACCTGCAGGTCTTCGACCCCGAGGAGAACCGCTCGTGAGCACCGCCTTCTGGTCCACTGTGGACACCAAAATCGGCCCCTTCACCGCCGTGGTGGCAGGCGACGGCGCCGTCCTCGCCTCCGGCTGGACCGCCGACGTCGCCGAGCTGACCACGCTCATCTCCCCGTCCCTGTCCCCGGCCACGCTCACCCAGCGCCGCGACCTCGGCCCCGTCACCACGGCCGTGCGCCGCTACCACGCGGGCGAACTGGACGCCGTCGACGACATCAAGGTCCGCCAACGCTCCGGCGCCTTCCGCCAGCACGCGTGGGACATGCTGCGCAAGGTCCCGCCGGGCCGCCCGGTGAGCTACGCCGAGTACGCCACGCTCTCGGGCAGCCCCACGGCCGTCCGCGCCGCCGCGTCGGCCTGCGCCCGCAACGCCGCCGCTCTCTTCGTCCCCTGCCACCGCGTCGTCCGCACCGGCGGCGCGGTGGGCAACTTCCGCTGGGGCACGGACGCGAAGCGCTGGCTGCTCACGCACGAGGCCACTTGACCTACGCCGGCGACCCACCAGCCATTCGCGACCACGGCAGCTGCCTGGGCTCGGAATGCGGCCGTTCGGTTGACCGGCTGGCACATCAGCACCTTCCGCCAGGCCCGGGCGCCAGGCGCCGCCTGCTCACGAGCGACTCTGCCTGAGCAGGCAGGCCGAACTTCCTCGTCCTCAGCCCCACGGCCCTCCGCGCCGCGGTGCGGAGGCCAACTCTCGCCCTGAGTTACGCCGTGCGGAGTTCGATCCGTGAGCCGGTGCGGGACTTGTGCACGCGCAGGCGGGTCGGGATGCGCTGGCGGAGTTCTTCGACGTGCGAGACGAGGCCGACGACCCGGCCGCCCGCGCGGAGCTCGTCGAGGATGTTCATCACGACGTCGAGGGTTTCGGCATCGAGGGTGCCGAAACCCTCGTCGACGAACAGGGTGTCGAGCAGCGCACCGCCGGTTTCGCCGGCGACGACGTCGGCCAGGCCGAGCGCCAGCGAGAGCGAAGCGAGGAACGATTCGCCGCCCGACAGGGTTTTCGCGGGGCGGACGGCGCCGGAGTAGTCGTCGAGCACGTCGAGGCCGAGGCCGCCGCGAGTGCCGCGTGCGCCGGCCGCGTCGGAGTGCACGAAGGAGTAGCGGCCCTGGCTCATGGTGCGCAGGCGGGCGGTGGCCGCGAGCGCGACTTCCTCCAGCCGGGCGGCGAGCACGTACGACCGCAGTGACATCTTGCGCGAGTTCTGGCCGCGGCCGTTGACCACTTCAGACAGTGCGCGCAGCTCGTCGTATTCCTTCTGGA
Protein-coding regions in this window:
- the ychF gene encoding redox-regulated ATPase YchF, producing the protein MSLTLGIVGLPNVGKSTLFNALTRNDVLAANYPFATIEPNVGVVPLPDPRLDKLAEMYSSEKIVPAVVSFVDIAGIVKGASEGAGLGNKFLANIREANAICQVIRVFDDPDVVHVDGRIDPSSDIETINTELILADLQTLDKALPRLEKEARTKKEARPALENAQRAKEILDAGRTLFQAQKEVDFEALRELSLLTTKPFLYVFNADEGVLTDSGRRDELEKLVAPADAVFLDAKVESELLELDDEESVRELLESVGQAEPGLNALARAGFHTLGLQTYLTAGPKESRAWTIPKGATAPQAAGVIHTDFERGFIKAEIVSYADLMEAGSMAAARAAGKVRMEGKDYLMADGDVVEFRFNV
- a CDS encoding DNA-3-methyladenine glycosylase 2 family protein, which codes for MATQTAPLWRDTERCYRAVTARDQRFDGQFIMAVRTTGIYCRPSCPAITPKARNVRFFPTSAAAQASGFRACRRCLPDAVPGSPDWNVRADLAARAMRLISDGFVEREGVPGLARRLGYSDRQLGRVLTAELGAGPLALARAHRAHSARLLIELSALPLTDVAFAAGFSSIRQFNETIREVFATTPSQLRAASLRRGRRAEPTGSTRLSLRLPFRAPFDAQGVLRYHASRALPGVEAVEESADGITGYGRTLRLSHGPGLVWLSPQPDHVRCDLALTDLRDLGSAVSRVRRLLDLDADPEAVARVLGADPVLAPLVTKVPGLRVPGAVDGPELVLRAALGPSAASVAALGPRVPPGEPPMDTLTTLFPTPEIVAAAEVKPHVKAVASALADGSLDPHVGRDPGELRAELLSFGIDADYVLMRVLGAPDVLLITDPAVRRSAAAFGLDLPGAARGWRPWSSYATRYLQVFDPEENRS
- a CDS encoding methylated-DNA--[protein]-cysteine S-methyltransferase; the encoded protein is MSTAFWSTVDTKIGPFTAVVAGDGAVLASGWTADVAELTTLISPSLSPATLTQRRDLGPVTTAVRRYHAGELDAVDDIKVRQRSGAFRQHAWDMLRKVPPGRPVSYAEYATLSGSPTAVRAAASACARNAAALFVPCHRVVRTGGAVGNFRWGTDAKRWLLTHEAT